The DNA sequence TGTGTGCGGAACGGGGCCGCGTTCGCGCCGCCGTGGATCTGCTGCAGGATCGGCGTCTCCACCTCGAGGTAGTCGCGGCCGGAGAGGTGGTCGCGCATCGACTTCACGATGGCGCTGTGCACTCTCATGAGTTCGCGGGCTCGGGGATTGATGGTCAGGTCCACGTACCGCTGACGCACTCGCGCCTCGGGGTCGGTGAGCCCACTCCACTTGTCCGGCAACGGGTGCAGACACTTGCCGAGCATCCGCCAGTCCTTGGCCAGCAGCGACAACTCGCCCTTGCGGCTGCGCCCCACCACTCCGCTGACCTCGATGAGGTCGCCGAGGTCGACGGTGCCTGCCAGGTCAAGGGTTTCCGGCTTCAGCGCGCTCGCATCCACGAGTACCTGCACGTCCCCGCTCCAGTCGCGCACATCGCAGAACACGACCTTGCCGAAGTCACGCATGCGGATGACGCGGCCCGCCACCCGGGCGGTGGTCCCTTCAGGCGCGCTGACGGCCTGCGCGATGGTGTGGGTGGGCGGATAGGCAGGCGGATAGGGATCGACGCCGGCCGCGGTCAGCTGCTCCAGTTTGGCCAGACGGACGCGGACCTGCTCGGGACGCCGCGGTCCGCGATGCTCGGCCTTTTCCTCGCTGGCGATCTCCGCGGCGATCGCGTCGATGTCGACACCCGGCGGCACCGAGGAGGCATCGCCGGTGAAGTCGTTGCCCTGCCCGAACTTCGGCAGCTTCACAAATCCCTCGTTGACCACGGCGGCCAGGCCGACCCGCGGAATCGTGCGGCCGTCCTCGAAACACAGGAACCGGGGAACCCACTCGGGGTGGTATTTGGCGTTCGACTTGTACAGCGATTCCATCTGCACGAACTTCGACGCGAAGGTGAGGGCGCCGTACATCGCCCGCATGATCGGGCCTGCGCCGATCTGGCCGCCTTCTTCGAACACCACACGGAAGGCTGCGAAGTTCATCGAGATGTCGAGGATGCCGAAGGCCTCGGCGTTCTCGGCGAACTCGGTCACCATCGTCTCGACCAGTCCGTTGATCGAGTCCCGGTCGCGGCGCATCACATCGAGGGATGCGCCGGTCTGGCCCCAAGGGACAAACGAGAGCATGCCGACGACCTTCTCGTTCGCGGTGCCCGCGTCCTGCACGGCTTCCACGAGGATGGACCGTCCGTCCGCGGGGTCACCCAGACGTCCCAGAGCCATCGAGAAGCCACGTTCTTGGTCGGTGTCGCGCCATTCGTCGGCGCGCGCGATCACCGCGGCCATCTGTTCGGGGGACAGATCCTCGTGGCGGGCGATACGCACGGTGATGCCGGCGCGCTTGGTGCGGGCCACCGACTGCCGGACGGCCTTCATCTCCGGCCCGTTGAGGTTGTAACCGCGGGTGTGGACGATCGCCTCGTCGCCGATGTTGAGTGTGGTGAATCCGGCAGCGTCCCACGCTTCCGCGCCGGTGGCACTCACGCCGATGGCGCCCGGATGCCAGCCGTACCGGTCGCAGATCTTGAGGAACTCCGCGATCGCGTCGGGCCAGTAGCGCTTGTCGCCCACGGGGTCTCCACCGGCCATCGCGGTGCCGACCTCAACCCGGTAGGTGATCGCGGCCATGCCGTTGGGAGCGAAGACAACCGCTTTGTCGTGGCGGGTGGAGAAATACGCAAGTGAGTCGTCGCCGCTGAAGCCATCGATGAGCAGCCGCAGCAACCTCTCGTCGGTCGCGGTCATCGAGTTGTTCGACCGCTGCGAACGGAACAGGATCAACGCTGCGGCGATGAGCGCCAGAGCGCCGAGCAGGCCCAAGAACGTCTCGACGGGCGCATAGGAATGGTGCTCGTCGAAGTCGGTCGACAGGTCGACGGACCCGAACGTCACCACATGATTGATCGCGTACGGCAGTCGCTGGGAGGCGGTGAGGGTGTGGGGGAAGATCTCGACGAGGGCCCAACCGATCAGCGAACCGATGACCAGGCCGGCGACCAGCACGCCGGCAGCGCGCCAGAGAGCGCCACGGCGCACACGGGTATAGAACTGCCGATAACTCGCGATCAAATACATCAGCGCAAACACGTGCAGGACGACACCGATGCAGATATTGATCCGCACCACGGTGTTCACACCGTTCTCCGACGACAACGGCTCGAATAGGTAGAGCGCATTTCCGATGGCATAGACGGCGACGTACGCCACCGTGATCCACCACGCGATCCGCTTGCGGGATGCGAGTGCAAAGGCGAGCAGTGCCAAGACGAACGCCCAGGCGAAGCTGGTGTCGGGTGCGGAGATCAGATAATTGTCGACGTAGTCGCGCGGCACCTCGGTGAGGCGCCGGAACTGCAGGGAGATGCTGCTGAGCAGCGAGATGGCGGCGAGGACGCCCGCAACCCAACTGACGTACCGCGGCGCGTTCTTGAACCATCCCGCAGGCGGGACCAGGCGAGTCGGCCGACGGGGCGCAGGAGTTGCCTCCCTGCTCACATCGATTGAGTCGACCGTGGTTTCGGGTGAATCGACGCTCACAGGTGTTGCCTTTCCGCAGCTGGTCCGCAGTAACGTTATCTCTCAGATGGGAGGATTGAACGGTGAGCCGAGAAACAGTTCCGATCCGAGACAATTCCATCCGACTGGGCCAATTCCTGAAGCTGGCGAATCTCATCGAATCCGGGGCCGAGGCAAAAGAAGTCATCGCGGACGGATTGGTCAGCGTGAACGGTGAGACCGAGACGCGGCGCGGCCGACAACTGGTCACCGGCGACGTCGTGGAGATCGGCGGCACCGAGGCCGTGGTCGGCGGACCAGACGATGGTGTGCTCCCGGACTGATGTCCGCGGCCGCGTTCAGCTGCCTCGGATGCGGGCCGGTCAGCGGTGGTTACCGGTCGGTAAGTAAGAGTCGTTAGGCTGAGGTGCATGAGTGAGATCACCTTCGTAGCCACCGCCGACCTCGTGGACGAGATCGGCGAGGAGGTACGCAGCTGCGACCTCCAGTTCACGCAGTTCGGGAAGCGCAGGGAGTTCGTCGGCCGGGTCACCACGGTTCGGTGCCTCCAGGACAACGCCCTGCTCAAGCAGGTGCTCGGCGAACCCGGCAACGGTGGGGTGCTCGTCGTCGACGGTGCCGGGTCGGTGCACACCGCCCTTGTGGGCGACGTGATCGCCGAACTCGGCCGGTCCAACGGCTGGAGCGGGATCATCGTGAACGGTGCGGTCCGCGACTCGAAGCTGCTCGCCGGCATCGACATCGGTATCAAGGCGCTTGGCACCAACCCGCGCAAGTCCACCAAGTCCGGAGCCGGAGAGCGGGACGTCCCTGTTGAACTGGGCGGTCTGACCTTCAATCCCGGCGACCTTGCATACAGCGACGACGACGGCATCGTGCTCGTCGCGGCCGAATAGGAGACAGATCATGGGCAAGCCAGATACAGCCACGTTCGACCGTTTGCGAGGGCTCATCGCCATCGATGATCCGGACGCCCGTTCTACGCGCCCGGTTCTCGAGGCGTTCACGGGCGAGGAGATGACCACAATTCCGGTCGGCACCGCCGACGACGTGCAGGCCGCGTTCGAGCGGGCGCGCGCCGCACAGGTCGAGTGGGCGAAACTCTGGCCGCGTGACCGTGCCAAGATCCTGATCGATTTCGCGGCCCTGGTGCTCAAGAACAGGGATGCGTTGGCGGACATGGCACAGGCCGAGACCGGCAAAGCGCGCGCCTACGCCCAGGAGGAAGTGCTGGACGTGGCCATGACTGCCCGGCACTACGCCAAGACCGGCCCGCGGCTCCTGGCGGCGAGCAAGGTCAAAGGGATGCTGCCCCTGGCCACCGACGCCCGCGTTCGGTATCAGCCCAAGGGTGTCGTCGGCGTGATCTCGCCGTGGAACTACCCGATGACCCTGGCTGCCTCGGACGGGGTCGCCGCTCTGATGGCCGGTAATGCGGTGGTGCTCAAGCCCGACAGCCAGACGCCGTACTGCGCCCTCGCCGTGGTCGAGTTGCTCTACCAGGCAGGTCTCCCGAAGGATCTGTTCGCCGTCGTGCCCGGACCGGGCTCTGTTGTGGGACAAGAGATCTTGGCTCAGGCCGACTACCTCATGTTCACCGGGTCCTCGGAAACCGGCGCGCAGCTCGCCGAGCAGGCCGGCCGTCGTCTGATCGGTTTCTCGGCCGAACTCGGTGGCAAGAACCCGATGATCATCACCAAGACCGCCGACATCGACAACGCTGTCGAAGGCGCAGTGCGCGCCTGCTTCTCGAACTCCGGACAACTTTGCATCTCGATCGAGCGGATCTACGTCGAGAAGCCGATCGCCGATGAGTTCTCCGCCAAGTTCGCGCAGCGGGTGTCGGCGATGAAGGTGGGCAAGTCCTACGACTTCTCCACGGAGATGGGGTCGTTGGCCTCGGCGGACCAGGTCGACACCGCCGAACGGCACGTCGAGGACGCCAAGTCCAAGGGCGCCGTGGTTCTCGCCGGCGGACACCGCCGTCCCGAACTCGGACCTTTCTTCTTCGAGCCGACCGTTCTGTCCGGGGTTGCCGACGGGATGGAATCGTTCGCCGGCGAGACCTTCGGACCGGTTGTCGCCATCTACCCGGTGGATTCCGTGGACGAGGCCATCACAGAGGCCAACAACACCGAATACGGCCTCAACGCAAGCGTTTTCGCCGGGTCGTCGGAAGAAGGCCGCAAGATTGCCGCAGAACTGCGCGCCGGCACGGTGAACCTGAACGAGGGCTACGCGGCCGCATGGGGTTCCACTGCGGCTCCGATGGGCGGTATGGGCAAGTCGGGCGTAGGCCGCCGCCACGGCGCCGAAGGGCTTCTCAAATACACCGAGCCCCAGACGATTGCCGAGCAGCGGGTGATCGGTCTTGGCGGCATCAAGGGCGTGCCGCAGGGGCTCTTCCTGCGGACCGTTCCGGCGTTCGTGAAGTCGCTGAAGTTCCTGCCCGGTCGGTGACCGACGATGCCGGCCGTGTGTTCCGCGCGGCCGGCATCACTCAGCGCGTGTCCTGGACCTGTCGCTCCGCACACGCGATGACCGCGTCCAGATCGAGTCCGTACGGCGTCGCATCGACCAGGCTGTAACGCAGGAGTCGGCCCGCCCCGCGCTCGACGAGACGCGCTGCGCCCCTGGGATTTCCGCGTAGGTGATGCGTCAGGCCGACGCAGATCTGAGCCAGCCCCTGCCACAGCTCCCGTTCGTCGGGCGGGCATGTCTTCCAGCGGACCTCGAAGACCTCGTGGGCTGCGAACGGACGTCCGGCGTCGATGAGTTGACGTGCCAGCGCGATGGTTTCGGCGGGTGGTAACGGTTCCTCGGAGACCGGTTCGACACCCTCGGCGCCGTACGGCAGCGGCCTGCCCAGCTCGTCTCGCGGCCGGGCCTGCCGTGCGCGGCCGTCGGGGTCGCGGTCGCGACGCTCAGGCATCGTCCACCTCGTTGCCCGTCCTGTCGCCCAGCCAGGCGAGGACCGCGGGATCAGTCGATTGCAGGCGCTGTACTTCTTCGCCACCGTCGCAGGTGTACATGGAGATGGTCACGGCAGAAGCGGTCCGGGACGTCACGCGCCATACCGCACCTGAATCCGTCCACCGGATCAGCGATTCGATCACGTTCTCGTCCACGATTCCTCCCTTCCGACGGTCGGTGTCAAAACTATCCCGTCACATACCAACTGTGGGACGTCCAGGGAGGATATGGCCAGGACCATTCCCAGCCAGATGAAGACGCTGGCTGTCGCGATGGTTTGTGCTGTGGTCATGCTGCGGGGTCCCATCGTCCGGAGTCGTTCGCAGTGTCATCATCGAGGACAACGTGCCGCACTGACAGCACGTGCTCGGCGCAGCGAGTCCACGACGACGGGAGAATCCGGTGACCCGACATCCATCCATCGCGGTCACGGGAGCTACCGGCAATGTCGGGGGATTGGTTGCGCGCGCCTTGTCGGAGGCCGGGACAGCTCTCCGGTTGGTGGTGCGTTCGCGCGGGCGCGCGCCAGTGCTGCCCGGGGCAGCGGTCGCGGAGACGAGCTACGGCGACCACGACGCCGCGGTCGCCGCACTCGCGGACGTCGACACCTTGTTCATGGTGTCGGCCTCGGAGAGCGAAGACCGGTTGGACCAACACCGGACCTTCGTCGATGCGGCTGTCCGGGCCGGTGTGCAACACATCGTCTACACGTCGTTCCTGAATGCGGCACCCGACGCGACTTTCACTCTCGCGCGCGATCATTGGGCAACGGAGGAGCACATCCGCGCGTCGGGAGTGCAGTTCACGTTCTTGCGCGACAGCTTCTACGTCGATTTCCTGCCGAGCCTCGCCGGCACCGACGGCGTGATCCGTGGCCCGGCCGGAGACGGCGCGGTGGGTGCGGTGGCGCGCGCCGACGTCGCGCGAGTGGCGACCGCGGTTCTCGCCGATCCGGCATCACACCGGGGTGAGACGTACGACCTCACCGGCCGCGAATCACTCACTTTCAACGAGGTGGCGCGGATTCTCACCGAAACCAGCGGTCGCACAGTCACATTCCACAACGAGACGATCGACGAAGCCTACGAGTCGCGGAAATCCTATGGGGCGCCGGACTGGCAAGTGGACGCCTGGGTGTCCACCTACACCGCGATTGCTGCGGGTGAACTGGCAGCGGTGACAGACAATGTGGAGACCATCACTGGCCGGCCGCCGATGACATTGCGCGACTTCATCGTCGGCTCGGCGTGATCGTGCACGATCGCTGAGGATCCGGAGGGAGCGCTCGTCAGCCCCCTGTGGTTTGCCGAGGTTTCCGATTGTCGCTCGCAGGCTATGCCTACCTGGATACGAACGCTGTATGAACAGCTGGTCCTCGGGCTACGTCGACCAGCACATTCTCGGTTGCACCAGGAGATGCGAATGACGGCTGATGCCGAAGCGGGAACACAGGCAACAGGGGATGAGCCCGCATCCAAACTGAAGCGGAAGATAACCGGTCCGCTGCTGTTCTTGTTCATCTTGGGCGACGTGCTCGGAGCCGGTATCTATGCCCTGATGGGAGTGCTGTCCGAGGAGGTGGGAGGGGCACTCTGGGCGCCGCTGATCGTCGCGCTTCTGCTGGCCCTGCTCACCGCCGGCTCCTATGCCGAGTTGGTCACCAAGTATCCGCAGGCCGGCGGTGCAGCGATACTCGCCGAGCGGGCCTTCAAGCAACCGATCGTCTCGTTCCTCGTAGGTTTCTGCATGCTGGCCGCAGGAGTCACGAGCGCAGCCGGACTCGCGCTGGCCTTCTCCGGCGAATACCTCAAGACCTTCATCGATGTGCCGACCGTCCCGGCCGCGCTGGTGTTCCTGGCACTGGTGGCCTGCCTGAACGCACGCGGCATCAGTGAGTCGGTGAAGAGCAACGTGGTCATGACGATCATCGAGGTCAGCGGACTGGTCATCGTCATCGCGGTGGTCGGGGTGATGCTCGGCGAAGGCCGAGGTGACGTGTCCCGGGTGACCGAGTTCCCGGACGGCTCGACCCCCGCGATGGCCATCCTCAGCGGTGCCATCATCGCCTACTACTCCTTTGTCGGATTCGAGACCTCGGCCAACGTCGCCGAAGAGATCCGCAATCCCAGTCGCGTGTATCCCTTGGCCCTCTTCGGGTCGTTGGCAACGGCCGGACTCGTCTACGTGCTCGTGGGGCTCGCAAGCTCGATTGCCCTGCCCGCGAGCACATTGTCCGAGTCGTCGGGACCGCTGCTGGCCGTTGTCGGGGAGTCCGGTGTCGGCATCCCCGACTGGGTCTTCAGTCTCATCGCGCTGGTGGCCGTGGCCAATGGCGCTCTGCTCACGATGATCATGGCCAGCCGCCTCACCTTCGGTATGGCCGAGCACAGGCTGCTGCCGAGCGCACTGGGAAAGGTGCTGCCCAAGCGGCGTACCCCGTGGGCGGCGATTGTGGCGACGACGTTGGTGGCCATGCTGCTCACACTCAACGGCGAACTGTCGACATTGGCCGAGACGGTGGTGCTGTTGCTGCTGTTCGTCTTCATCTCGACAAATGTCGCTGTGTTGGTTCTTCGTCGGGATCCCGTCGAGCATAAGCATTTTCGGGTACCGACAATCATCCCGATTCTCGGTGTCGCCTCGTGCGTGCTGCTGCTGACCCAGCAGAGCGGTGAGGTCTGGATGTATGGCGGGCTTCTTCTCGCAGTGGGTATCGTGCTGCATTTTGCTGCGGTGTGGGTGCGTCGACGTGCCGCGTGACGCTCTCGTCTCGTGGTGTGGACAGCGCCGACGTGGTCGCGAAGCAGCCCGCAGGCAAACCCTGGTGGGTAGTCTCCACAGATGAGCAAACCACCTGTCCGACCTATGGATTCGCATACCGCGGGTCGTTTGCGGGCGGCGGACTTCACCTATCCGGAGGTCGGCGCGACCAAGACCGGTATGCCGTCCGGTTACCACCACCTGCGACGAGAAAGAGTCGTGGGATCCGGTGCTGCAGTGTTTCGTGAACTCGGCGACGCTGTTCTGAGGTGGCAGGTGCAGCTCGGCGCCGGCCTGACGGTGACCAGTCCCGACGTGACAGTCAGCGAGGGAAGCGTCGGGCTGGTCGGGCTCGGCGTGGGTACGGCCAGACTGAAGGCGCCGGTGCGAGTTGTGTACGTGCTCGACGAGCCCGATCGCTGTGGTTTCGCCTACGGCACCTTGCCCGGCCACCCAGAGGCAGGTGAGGAGCTGTTCTGTATCGAGCACCGAGCCGACGACAGTGTGGTGCTGGTGGTCGCAGCCTTCTCGCGGCCACGCTCAATTCTCGCCAGGGCGGGGGGACCGCTCGGGAGAGTCGGTCAACGCCTGGTGACGAAGCGTTATCTTCGTGCGCTGGACGCTCCAGAGAGCTGATCGGGCGACCGCGACGCCTGCATGGCATCGCGCACATGCGTTCGTAGCTCGGAGATCCCGGCTCTCTGTGCCCGAAGACGACGCATCGCGTCGGCCAGCTGGCGTTCGCGGTCGTCGAGTTGACGTAGTGCTTCACGGCGTTCCTCGTCGGTCGCCTCGTCGGGATCGGCGCACGCAACGCGAAGGATGAAAGCGGACTCCGACAACGACAGTCCAGACGCCAAGAGGCAGCGGATGTCCTCGACGGTCTGCACGTCTTCTTTCCGGTACCGCCGATAGCCGTTCGGATCACGCGTCGGCGTCAGCAGGCCTGCCTTTTCGTAGTGCCTGAGCATGCGGGAACTGGCGCCGGTGATGTCACTCAAGTCGCTGATGTACATCGATGCCTCTTCTCGAGATGGACCTTGCCTTGACACTGATGTCATAGTTTACCGTCGCCGGTATGAGCAACGCAGATGAGCACCCCGATGTCATCCTGGTGGTTGTCCACCCCGACACCCAATCGGTCACCTGGAATGTGGCCCGAGCGATGAAGAAGAGCATCGCCGCCGAAAACCTCACTGCCGCAACGTACGACCTGGCGGCGTCGGGATTCGACCCCGCCTTCAACAGTGACGATCTCGCCCACTTCCGGGGGCTCGCCGGGGTCCCCGTGGACGTCGCGGAGCAACAGCAGATGTTGCGATCTGCCTCAGCGGTGGTGTTGGTTTTCCCGGTCTATTGGTGGTCGCTGCCGGCACTCGCCAAGGGTTGGATCGACCGCGTCTTCACCCGCGGCTTCGCCTATGACGATCGAGTCGCCGACGCCCCGAGCGCCATCAAAGGCTTGCATCTGGTGGCGATCGGCGGAATAGACGAAGGGACTCATCAGCGTCACGGATACAAGGAGGCGATGACGCTGCAGATGATCCATGGGATCGCGGACTACTCGCGCATCGAGGCTTCGTCGCTCGAATTCCTCTACGACGCAGATTCCGACGACCCGGCCGTCCGGCGTGAACTGATCGCTCAGGCAGAGGTCATCGGCGCCAAGATAGCGGAGAGTGTGGTCGGGCAACGCGAACTGGCATCCTCACAACAGCTTTCGTCTCTCGGGCTATCGACGTAGCCGCCGCACGGCCAGGAAGATGAGCGCCAATAAAACCACGGCGCTGCCGATTTTGACCACCGGGCCTGTTGTCGCCGGCTCAGGCAGAGGCAGAGGCAGAGGTTCCGTGCGCTTGAGAGCTGTGAACCGGGCCTGCTGATCCTCGGCCGGAGCAGGCGCCGACGGTTCCGGGTGTGTGGGTTCCGGTGTCGCGGCCGGGGCGGGAGCGGTCTTGGGAGACGGGGGAGCCGCCGACTGTGCCGGGGTCGACTTGGGTGGAGCCGTGTTGCCCGGCTTGCCAGGACCCTTGCGTACCGGGGGCTTCTTCGCGGGTGCCTTCTGCGATACGACGTGTTCGGCGTTGGCGTGATCGGGCGTGCCGGCGTCAGAGCTTCTCCGCGCAGACGCCTTTGTGGGTGGAGTGTTGCCGGGCCCAGCCTTCTTCGCCGGGGCCTTTTTGGCGGCAGTCTTCTTCGCAACCTCCTTCTTGGGGGCTGCTTTTTCGCCGCCTTCTTGGCAGCGGTCTTCTTCGCCGCGGCCTTCTTCTCGGGAGCCTTTTTGGCAGCCGACTTCTTGGCCGGCGGGACGGGGCGCTCGCCCGAGTGATCGGAGTCGGGCTGGGAGTCCGGGTCGGCCATACGGCTCAGCTCCTTCGAAGACGGGCGGACTGATCACCGCGTCTCGATTCGGCCCGGAGGTACTGATCCAGACCTGCACTGAGACGGGGGCGATGTCACATGTACGTGGCTGCGCCGTCGTCAATCATGCCCGGTTCCGGCGGGTCCGGCTCAGCTGGGTGCGGTGGTCCCGAGCCCGGCGGCCAGTCCGATGACAACCGCCATCAGCAGCACCTCGACGATCGCGCGTCGCAGCGATGCCTGCTCGGAACTGCGGTGGGTGTGGGCCGAAGGCAGCCACCGCCGTCGTTGGTCGGCAGCCACTGCGAGCAACGCCACCATGCCCACCGACTTTGCAAGCAGGATCCGGCCGTAACCGGTGGACCAGACCTCGCTGAGCGAATCCAACTCCAGCAGGGCAGCGATCACACCGCTGACGATCAATGCCAGGACCAGCCATTGCGCGTACCGCGAGAACACGGGCAGCACGGTTGCCCAGCCCTTTCGGCCGCGGACGGTGAGGGCGAGAGCCGCGAGAGAACCGCACCACCAGCTCGCCGCGAGTACATGCACGGCGATGAGCAGTGCTCCGCCGGTCAGCTGACCCAGATGCCCGGTGACGGGTCCGATCAACAGACCCAGCGCGGCGAGGGCGCCGACGGCTTCGGGCGCGATCAGACTCGGATACCGGATCCAGACCGCGCAGAACAAGGTGACCGCCAGCGCGCACATTGCCGCGATCAGACCCGCGGTGGTGCCGTTGACCCGGAAGAAGTCGTTGATGCCCACCTCGTGCGGGGCGAGCCCCGTCCGTTCGGCGGCACCCAGCCATGCACCCACCAGCAGCGACACCGCCCATACCGCAGCGAGCACCGATGCCAGACGCAGCACCGGCGGGGTGAGCTCTTCGCCGCCGAGGAGCTTGACGGTGGAGAGCCCGAGCACGGTCATCCCGGCGAGCAGGGCGACGGCCCCCGCGATCGATTCGGCTTCGGGGCCGGCGGGACGGGCGAGCGCCCAGGCCAGCAACAAGCCCAGCCAGACCGCGGGCACGGCGACGAGCAACCACTCGCGCCGAACCGCGCCCGCGGTCGTCACTGTGCTACTTCTTCCGCTGGGGACGCAATGCAAACGCCAGGCCGGCACCGAACACCACGACGCCGCCCACGATGAACGGCCACACCGGGATTCCTGATGACGAGGAATCGTCGGCGTCCACCGCAGGGCCCGGAGTTCCCGAGCCCGCGACGGTGAGCTCGAAGTCGAGCTGACCTTCCACCGGATGGCCGTCGGCAGACGTGATCCGGTAGTTGATCAGGTACGTGCCGGCCGGCCCCAACTCGCGCACCGGGACGGTGACCGTACGGCCGGTGACCGTCGGTTCGCCGTCCTGCCAGTAGTGCTCGTCCGGCCCGACCACCTTCAGCACGGCGTAGTTCTTCTGCACCGGCTCGTTGAAGGTGAGTGTGACCGCTGCGGGCCCGGCCGCCAGCGGCGCGCCATCGGCCGGATCAGACCGGATCAGCGCCGAATGAGCCGACGCGGT is a window from the Williamsia sp. DF01-3 genome containing:
- a CDS encoding NAD(P)H-dependent oxidoreductase is translated as MSNADEHPDVILVVVHPDTQSVTWNVARAMKKSIAAENLTAATYDLAASGFDPAFNSDDLAHFRGLAGVPVDVAEQQQMLRSASAVVLVFPVYWWSLPALAKGWIDRVFTRGFAYDDRVADAPSAIKGLHLVAIGGIDEGTHQRHGYKEAMTLQMIHGIADYSRIEASSLEFLYDADSDDPAVRRELIAQAEVIGAKIAESVVGQRELASSQQLSSLGLST
- a CDS encoding copper resistance D family protein — its product is MTTAGAVRREWLLVAVPAVWLGLLLAWALARPAGPEAESIAGAVALLAGMTVLGLSTVKLLGGEELTPPVLRLASVLAAVWAVSLLVGAWLGAAERTGLAPHEVGINDFFRVNGTTAGLIAAMCALAVTLFCAVWIRYPSLIAPEAVGALAALGLLIGPVTGHLGQLTGGALLIAVHVLAASWWCGSLAALALTVRGRKGWATVLPVFSRYAQWLVLALIVSGVIAALLELDSLSEVWSTGYGRILLAKSVGMVALLAVAADQRRRWLPSAHTHRSSEQASLRRAIVEVLLMAVVIGLAAGLGTTAPS
- a CDS encoding copper resistance CopC family protein, yielding MRRLTFSIVALMMTVLATVVWAPTASAHSALIRSDPADGAPLAAGPAAVTLTFNEPVQKNYAVLKVVGPDEHYWQDGEPTVTGRTVTVPVRELGPAGTYLINYRITSADGHPVEGQLDFELTVAGSGTPGPAVDADDSSSSGIPVWPFIVGGVVVFGAGLAFALRPQRKK